A genomic window from Malassezia vespertilionis chromosome 6, complete sequence includes:
- a CDS encoding uncharacterized protein (COG:K; EggNog:ENOG503NW4B), whose translation MSSAHRPTWEPAQGKTDVAHLSHMRSKHDTASQMHLKFRRPGDAQRRSLQEMKEELTVGEKRARMERDPELAEEEEEEDAKRRKMLQDAHDLDADADEEQLQESAKASDDDQDDDAEDSENEESDEEDDTEMLMRELEKIKQERREEQERRELHHAAQYELSREEEIARGNPLLNLESALHGAKPSTAPAPTEKRWDEDLIFRNQAAGAADLSVSKRGFVNDLTRTEFHKKFMSRYINMGRYAVLVTVSHALSLGRTMHLFNLDPAAEHFEYEPSIDIRELISLDDVMEEMDLGPNGGLVYCFDYLLNNLDWLESELGSYDNDFLLIDCPGQIELYTHFPVMTRFVEVMQQQFNFRVCANYLLDSHFMDDKPKYFAGVLSAMSTMINLDVPHLNIMTKMDLVYRTNDKDGPKYLLRKEMERYIHPDPLLMADLGYEMSNPKFHALNEAIVNLIDDYSMVSFLPLDLTSEDSIAVVLSCIDNVVQYGEDEEPMEPKDMDTEQ comes from the exons ATGTCTTCCGCGCATCGACCGACATGGGAGCCTGCCCAAGGCAAGACGGACGTGGCTCATTTATCCCATATGCGGTCAAAGCATGATACTGCTTCGCAGATGCATCTCAAGTTCCGAAGACcgggcgatgcacagcggcgATCTCTGCAGGAAATGAAGGAGGAGCTCACTGTGGGGGaaaaacgcgcgcgaatgGAGAGAGATCCTGAGCTGGctgaggaggaggaggaggaagatgCCAAGCGACGCAAAATGCTGCAGGATGCGCATGACCTTGATGCCGATGCCGATGAGGAGCAGTTGCAAGAGAGCGCAAAAgcgagcgacgacgaccAGGACGATGACGCAGAGGACTCGGAAAACGAGGAATCCGATGAAGAAGACGATACAGAGATGCTTATGCGTGAGCTTGAGAAAATCAAGCAGGAGCGTAGGGAAGAAcaggagcggcgcgagctgcaccaCGCCGCACAATATGAACTGTCGCGAGAAGAGGAAATCGCGCGAGGGAATCCTCTTTTGAATCTAGAGAGTGCATTGCATGGCGCGAAGCCCAGTACTGCACCAGCACCTACAGAAAAGCGCTGGGACGAAGACTTAATTTTCCGAAATCAGGCCGCGGGTGCCGCTGATTTGAGCGTGAGCAAGCGTGGGTTTGTCAATGACTTGACGCGCACGGAATTCCATAAAAAGTTTATGAGT CGCTATATCAA CATGGGCCGCTACGCAGTTCTCGTCACCG TTTCGCATGCACTTAGCCTCGGCCGGACGATGCATTTGTTCAATCTGGACCCCGCCGCGGAGCATTTTGAATACGAGCCATCCATCGATATCCGTGAGCTAATCTCGCTAGATGACGTGATGGAGGAGATGGATCTTGGACCGAATGGCGGTCTTGTATATTGTTTCGACTATCTGTTGAACAACCTTGACTGGCTCGAAAGCGAACTTGGCAGTTACGACAACGATTTCTTGCTAATTGACTGCCCCGGTCAAATTGAGTTGTACACGCACTTTCCTGTTATGACGCGGTTTGTCGAAGTGATGCAGCAGCAATTCAACTTTCGTGTATGCGCAAATTACTTGCTTGATTCTCATTTCATGGACGACAAGCCCAAGTACTTTGCTGGGGTCCTTAGTGCGATGAGCACAATGATCAACTTGGACGTACCGCACTTGAACATCATGACAAAGATGGACCTCGTGTACCGCACGAATGACAAGGATGGTCCCAAAtatttgctgcgcaaggagATGGAACGGTACATACATCCGGACCCACTGTTGATGGCTGATTTGGGCTACGAAATGTCCAATCCAAAATTTCACGCCCTGAACGAAGCTATTGTAAATTTGATTGACGATTACAGTATGGTCTCTTTCTTGCCTTTAGATCTCACGAGTGAAGACAGTATTGCCGTCGTGCTTTCCTGCATTGACAACGTCGTCCAGTATGGGGAGGACGAAGAGCCCATGGAGCCCAAGGACATGGATACGGAACAATAA
- a CDS encoding uncharacterized protein (EggNog:ENOG503P2G3; COG:D) produces the protein MSFRAYFKLNNTRLCETVLGSVQNALLMNRRNAPNGAETSGEEGYPMADRVTYRYYLGQIRLIQHQIEAGAEHLRWAFDHCTNAQLHNKRKILIPLVAAYLVMGRYASRSLLEECQLTSEFGNMIRYHQLGYGAGVRREIERHCDWLRTKGLYMILYEKAMLGAWRNLFRRCLQLAPGASGSSNAPPTLCMNLLVGPARLAWEDASLGLDDIECIAANLVDQGLMKAYILHSKGLIVLQKGPYFGFPPLASTYLA, from the exons ATGAGCTTCCGTGCCTACTTCAAGCTCAATAATACTCGACTTTGCGAGACGGTCTTGGGCTCGGTACAAAACGCTTTGCTGATGAAccggcgcaatgcaccgAATGGAGCCGAGACGAGTGGCGAGGAAGGGTATCCCATGGCGGACCGCGTTACATACCGCTACTATCTAGGCCAAATACGCTTGATCCAGCACCAAATCGAGgccggcgccgagcatctACGCTGGGCATTTGACCACTGCACCAATGCACAGCTACACAACAAGCGCAAAATCCTCATCCCCTTGGTTGCCGCCTATCTTGTTATGGGCCGCTACGCGTCACGATCGCTGCTGGAAGAATGTCAGCTCACGAGCGAGTTTGGAAACATGATTCGGTACCATCAACTCGGGTACGGCGCCGGCGTGCGAAGAGAAATCGAGCGGCATTGCGACTGGTTGCGCACAAAAGGCCTGTATATGATCCTGTACGAAAAAGCCATGCTAGGCGCGTGGCGAAACTTGTtccggcgctgcttgcagcTTGCACCTGGAGCATCTGGAAGCTCCAATGCGCCAccgacgctgtgcatgAACTTGCTGGTTGGACCAGCGCGGCTTGCATGGGAGGATGCGTCGCTCGGATTGGACGACATTGAGTGTATTGCCGCAAACCTTGTGGACCAG GGATTGATGAAGGCCTACATCCTTCACTCCAAAGGGCTGATTGTGCTGCAAAAAGGCCCGTATTTTGGATTTCCACCCCTGGCGAGCACATACCTGGCGTAG
- a CDS encoding uncharacterized protein (SECRETED:SignalP(1-21)) has protein sequence MYCSAWVFAIVGALCTITATADTHRKRAPANWQDDTRNALSSAFNYATQYAPPEAVPYIAEGNSYATAWMNDKDAQSNTVDNPPPAPTSSAIAQPPPPASPAPSPAPSPMEDDRRGALSSARSYATENAPPGAIPFIEKGNSYATAALTQAAQPTPNAPAQKRNWKDDKSAALESALFYATQHAPPEAIPYILKGHSYAVDALNRQPAQATPAPNGN, from the coding sequence ATGTACTGTTCTGCTTGGGTTTTCGCAATAGTCGGTGCTTTGTGCACTATCACCGCAACTGCCGACACGCACCGCAAACGTGCTCCGGCAAACTGGCAAGATGACACGCGCAATGCGTTGTCGTCTGCCTTCAACTACGCGACTCAATACGCACCCCCCGAGGCCGTCCCATACATTGCGGAGGGCAACAGCTATGCTACTGCATGGATGAATGACAAGGACGCTCAGTCTAACACGGTTGACAACCCTCCGCCGGCGCCGACTTCGAGTGCCATCGCTCAGCCCCCTCCACCCGCATCCCCTGCGCCTAGCCCTGCACCTAGCCCTATGGAGGATgacaggcgcggcgcgctttcaTCTGCTCGCAGCTACGCTACCGAAAATGCACCTCCCGGCGCGATTCCTTTCATTGAGAAGGGCAACAGCTACGCGACTGCTGCATTgacgcaagctgctcagCCGACCCCGAACGCGCCTGCGCAGAAACGCAACTGGAAGGATGACAAAAGTGCCGCCCTTGAGTCGGCGCTATTCTATGCTACGCAGCACGCTCCTCCTGAAGCAATCCCCTACATTTTGAAGGGACACAGCTACGCTGTGGATGCATTGAACCGTCAGCCCGCCCAAGCTACCCCCGCGCCGAATGGCAACTAA
- the TIF45 gene encoding eukaryotic translation initiation factor 4E (COG:J; EggNog:ENOG503NYNX): MATKPSTENEVKVKIPGAGKSALSPEAELASKAALATAMEESNIALSPSEETQDGDVKTVFQDPSDFNLKHPLFNKWTLWFDNLQQKGVGSAKERRESWGANLHKVVGLDSVEEFWGLYNNIVPPSSLPQSSNYYLFKDGIQPAWEDPANGNGGKWSLQLPREKHRGQIDKLWLYTMLAAIGETLETPSAQKQPPCSREDELVTGVILQARPNYYRISIWTRRADEWDDGDMPDGEVSESILVGRRLKDMGRFFKTDVLGYPMDAKVGGGFSSEVEFQSHKDSEKKRGKRSLVS; encoded by the coding sequence ATGGCGACGAAGCCATCAACTGAGAACGAGGTGAAGGTGAAAATCCCAGGCGCGGGAAAGAGTGCCCTTTCTCCTGAAGCAGAACTTGCTTCGAAGGCAGCTCTTGCCACGGCGATGGAAGAGAGTAATATTGCCCTATCTCCGTCGGAGGAGACGCAGGATGGCGACGTGAAAACGGTGTTCCAGGATCCTTCGGACTTTAATTTGAAGCACCCTCTTTTTAATAAGTGGACCTTGTGGTTTGATAACTTGCAGCAAAAAggcgtcggcagcgcgaaagagcgccgcgaaagCTGGGGTGCGAATTTGCACAAGGTGGTCGGCCTCGACAGCGTCGAAGAGTTCTGGGGCCTGTACAATAATATCGTACCTCCGTCGAGTCTCCCGCAAAGCTCGAACTATTATCTTTTCAAAGATGGCATCCAGCCTGCGTGGGAGGACCCCGCGAATGGCAACGGCGGCAAATGGAGTCTCCAGCTCCCGCGCGAGAAGCATCGAGGGCAGATCGATAAACTATGGCTGTATACCATGCTGGCCGCCATTGGTGAAACATTGGAAACCCCATCTGCGCAAAAGCAACCACCTTGCTCTAGGGAGGACGAGCTTGTGACTGGCGTGAttttgcaggcgcgtcCAAACTACTACCGCATTTCCATCTGgactcgccgcgcggacGAATGGGACGATGGAGATATGCCCGATGGTGAAGTTTCCGAGTCCATCTTGGTCGGTCGGCGCCTTAAGGATATGGGTCGCTTTTTTAAGACCGATGTTTTGGGATACCCAATGGATGCCAAGGTAGGAGGTGGTTTCTCCTCCGAAGTCGAGTTCCAAAGTCACAAAGACAgcgaaaagaagcgcggGAAGCGTAGCCTTGTGTCGTAG
- the CBK1 gene encoding Serine/threonine-protein kinase (EggNog:ENOG503NVS6; COG:T), with product MDGTRPIAYSTADAAFANRPNGEREHGASELGALQQAYGYGSNQYMVPVVGAVGQQQTENTGGRMNNDNEEDYVYFARDGSLLSKTTLNAAQSAKLRLEHTYRTAVNQAVERSQRRAELERHLLNPSDGIPLSEERKARQLGELGRRESSFLRLRRTRLGLADFRTVKVIGKGSFGEVRVVQKVDTGKIYAMKTLRKSEMLKKDQLAHVRAERDVLAESNSPWIVQLYYSFQDTAYLYLLMEFLPGGDLMTMLIKYDTFSEDVTRFYIAECVLALESIHILGFIHRDVKPDNILIDNKGHIKMSDFGLSTGFHKQHDNAYYQKLLEDPVPQNEEQSNRNSVAVNSITLTLSNKDQIATWKANRRKLAYSTVGTPDYIAPEIFLQQGYGNECDWWSLGTIMFECLCGYPPFCSDNAHDTYRKILAWRETLQFPDDIHLSPEAEDLIRRLISAPEERLGKTGAQEIMDHPFFAGVDWSTIRRIDAPFVPHLQSVTDTSYFPTEDYQDVPEVPTGADVDVCAKDLAFLGYTFRRYEANEGAL from the exons ATGGACGGCACGAGGCCCATTGCGTACAGCACGGCGGATGCGGCATTTGCGAACCGACCGAACGGAGAGCGGGAGCATGGAGCATCCGAACTTG GAGCGCTCCAGCAAGCGTATGGATACGGCTCCAATCAGTATATGGTGCCTGTCGTCGGTGCCGTGGGCCAGCAACAGACGGAGAATACGGGCGGGCGTATGAACAATGACAATGAAGAAGACTATGTATACTTTGCGCGGGATGGCAGTCTCCTGAGCAAGACGACGCTGAATGCCGCGCAGAGTGCCAAACTGCGCTTGGAACATACTTACCGTACGGCGGTGAACCAAGCGGTGGAGCGCAGTCAGCGGCGTGCTGAGCTTGAGCGGCATCTCCTCAACCCGTCTGATGGCATTCCTCTTTCtgaggagcgcaaggcgcggcagCTTGGGGAGCTTGGGCGTCGCGAGTCGAGTTTcttgcgtttgcgccgcacgcggctTGGCCTGGCCGACTTTAGAACAGTCAAGGTGATTGGCAAAGGCTCTTTTGGTGAagtgcgcgtcgtgcaaaaAGTTGATACTGGCAAAATTTATGCGATgaagacgctgcgcaagagtGAGATGCTGAAAAAAGACCAACTGGCAcatgtgcgcgccgagcgcgacgtgctggCAGAGTCCAACTCGCCCTGGATTGTGCAGCTCTACTACTCGTTCCAGGATACGGCATACCTGTACCTCTTGATGGAGTTTTTGCCTGGCGGTGACCTGATGACGATGCTCATCAAGTACGATACCTTTTCGGAGGACGTGACGCGATTCTACATTGCCGAGTGTGTTCTTGCACTGGAGTCGATCCACATTCTGGGCTTTATCCACCGTGATGTCAAGCCAGACAATATATTGATCGACAACAAAGGCCACATTAAAATGTCCGACTTTGGTCTCTCTACGGGCTTCCACAAGCAGCACGACAACGCGTACTACCAAAAGCTACTTGAAGATCCAGTCCCCCAGAACGAGGAACAGTCGAACAGGAACAGTGTTGCGGTGAACAGCATCACACTTACACTCAGCAACAAAGACCAGATTGCGACGTGGAAAGCAAACCGCCGAAAGCTTGCTTACTCGACCGTGGGCACGCCCGACTATATTGCCCCCGAAATCTTTTTGCAGCAGGGGTACGGGAACGAGTGCGATTGGTGGAGCTTGGGGACCATCATGTTTGAGTGCCTCTGTGGCTACCCCCCCTTTTGCTCGGACAATGCCCACGATACGTACCGCAAGATTCTCGCGTGGCGAGAGACGCTGCAGTTCCCTGACGATATCCATTTAAGCCCCGAGGCGGAGGATCTAATCCGGCGACTCATTAGTGCGCCCGAAGAACGGCTGGGCAAGAccggcgcgcaagaaatCATGGACCATCCATTTTTTGCCGGCGTGGACTGGAGTACGATCCGGCGTATTGACGCGCCGTTTGTCCCGCATTTGCAAAGCGTCACGGATACAAGCTATTTCCCTACCGAGGACTACCAAGACGTGCCTGAAGTGCCTACTGGTGCAGACGTCGATGTGTGCGCCAAGGATCTCGCGTTCCTGGGCTATACATTCCGACGCTATGAGGCGAACGAGGGTGCATTGTAG
- a CDS encoding uncharacterized protein (COG:D; EggNog:ENOG503NV7I) — translation MQLSPTEASQPNASEDVAEPNSTSPENNLVSHADTAASQAQAPAPQARQAPAVNGEPAPTSSLSVPLEEKVKESSGRKIFRRMLPSSLGTHADRELAPPPNAVSPRSPNMEKFNVPGTDAEESALADSVESMNLKFDGYSPSPTPPAEFRSRQNSLGGMEHPSATCGNRLTTTALSDLDAKVKVSGPEKGKSPGSAFRDMILNSPMIPRRGSTASHRSDGSASGKSSNAQKDTKKKTAKGSNSPGTGTGEVASLMKKYGTCERVAIGKGATAVVRIAHKWDESIEKLYAVKEFRKRRKNETEKEYVKKLTSEFCISSTLHHTNVVETVDLVQDDNRHWCEVMEYCPGGDLYAAIKKGNLTESEIQSYFKQTVMGVHYMHSMGVAHRDIKPENLLLDGAGHIKITDFGVSDVFRMCWEKSTHYSKGLCGSEPYIAPEQFEQKEYDARLVDIWAIAVVFYTMQCQELPWRIAKMSDQAFQEFVHSYLNTTIPKPLPNLSPRECRPLLKKMLCPDPKMRIMTEEILKDTWITQIPNDVSPGSS, via the coding sequence ATGCAGCTGTCCCCTACTGAAGCGTCGCAGCCAAATGCGTCGGAAGACGTAGCCGAGCCAAACTCAACAAGTCCTGAAAACAATCTTGTTTCCCATGCGGATACGGCCGCCAGTCAAGCGCAGGCCCCTGCGCCACAAGCCCGGCAGGCCCCTGCGGTGAATGGCGAACCTGCACCCACTTCATCACTGTCTGTTCCTCTTGAGGAAAAGGTCAAGGAAAGCAGCGGTCGGAAAATTTTTAGACGCATGCTTCCGAGCAGCCTTGGTACGCACGCCGATCGTGAACTCGCTCCGCCGCCGAACGCAGTTTCGCCACGTTCGCCCAACATGGAGAAGTTCAACGTGCCCGGCACGGATGCTGAGGAATCCGCATTGGCGGACTCTGTGGAGAGCATGAATTTGAAGTTTGACGGTTACTCGCCAAGCCCCACCCCGCCTGCTGAATTCCGCTCCCGTCAAAATTCGTTGGGGGGTATGGAGCATCCCAGTGCTACCTGTGGAAACCGCTTGACTACGACTGCTCTAAGCGACTTGGATGCTAAGGTCAAGGTCTCTGGACCTGAAAAAGGCAAGTCGCCTGGTTCCGCTTTTCGAGACATGATTCTCAACAGTCCTATGATCCCTCGTCGAGGCTCCACCGCGAGTCACCGGTCCGATGGCAGCGCTAGTGGCAAGTCGTCCAATGCACAGAAGGACACGAAGAAGAAGACCGCAAAAGGGTCCAACTCCCCAGGCACTGGCACTGGCGAAGTAGCCAGTCTCATGAAAAAGTACGGGACGTGCGAGCGTGTAGCGATTGGCAAAGGGGCCACAGCGGTGGTTCGTATCGCGCACAAATGGGACGAGAGCATTGAGAAGCTGTACGCCGTGAAAGAgttccgcaagcgccgcaaaaatGAGACAGAGAAGGAATACGTGAAAAAGCTCACTTCCGAGTTTTGTATCTCCTCTACTTTGCACCACACCAATGTGGTAGAGACTGTGGACCTTGTCCAAGATGATAACAGGCACTGGTGCGAAGTTATGGAGTATTGTCCAGGCGGCGATTTGTACGCGGCGATCAAGAAAGGTAACCTCACTGAGTCGGAGATTCAGTCCTACTTTAAGCAGACTGTTATGGGCGTGCATTACATGCACTCTATGGGTGTGGCGCACCGTGACATTAAGCCCGAAAACCTTTTGCTTGACGGTGCTGGTCATATCAAGATCACCGATTTTGGTGTCAGCGATGTGTTCCGCATGTGCTGGGAAAAGTCGACGCATTACAGCAAGGGGCTCTGTGGCTCCGAGCCTTACATTGCACCCGAGCAATTTGAGCAGAAGGAGTACGATGCTCGGCTTGTGGACATTTGGGCTATTGCGGTCGTGTTCTACACGATGCAGTGTCAAGAGCTGCCATGGAGGATTGCAAAGATGTCAGACCAAGCCTTTCAAGAATTTGTGCATTCCTACCTCAACACGACGATTCCCAAGCCGTTGCCAAATctttcgccgcgcgaatgcAGGCCTCTGCTGAAGAAGATGCTTTGTCCTGATCCGAAAATGCGTATCATGACGGAAGAGATTCTCAAGGATACTTGGATTACACAGATCCCGAATGATGTGTCGCCAGGCTCGTCGTGA
- the HEM2 gene encoding porphobilinogen synthase (BUSCO:EOG092630N3; EggNog:ENOG503NU9P; COG:H), with product MAKASVLLHPSISTPLGRTLQSQSQVLTKSSLMYPIFITDEADAKIALGGMPNQHRWGVNRLEEFLRPLVERGLQSVILFGVPVTKPKDARGVLADDVEGPVIAGIRKIHALFPELFVAADVCLCEYTSHGHCGILHEDGTVDNSASIQRLADVAVAYAKAGAQCVAPSDMMDGRIGAIREGLRKAGLASKTTLMAYSAKFASKMYGPFREAVASAPAFGDRRCYQLPPNARGLARRAIHRDIAEGADIIMVKPALPYLDVLADAREIAPDYVRACYQVSGEYSTLHAAANAGVGELRALVEETITSMLRAGATLILTYFTPELLEWIDLPHPK from the exons ATGGCCAAAGCAAG TGTACTCTTGCATCCAAGCATTTCGACCCCATTGGGGCGTACGTTGCAGTCACAGAGTCAAGTGCTGACCAAATCGTCGCTCATGTACCCAA TCTTTATCACTGACGAGGCCGACGCCAAGATTGCATTGGGTGGTATGCCAAATCAGCACCGGTGGGGAGTTAACCGTCTTGAAGAGTTTTTGCGTCCATTGGTGGAGCGCGGTCTACAGTCTGTCATTTTGTTTGGTGTGCCAGTGACGAAACCGAAAGACGCACGTGGTGTACTCGCAGACGACGTGGAAGGCCCAGTGATTGCAGGGATTCGCAAGATTCATGCACTGTTCCCTGAGCTATTTGTGGCAGCTGATGTATGCCTATGTGAATATACCTCGCACGGCCACTGCGGCATTTTACATGAAGATGGCACGGTAGACAACAGCGCATCGATTCAGCGCTTGGCCGATGTTGCAGTTGCATACGCAAAAGCCGGTGCACAATGTGTTGCACCGAGCGATATGATGGACGGTCGCATTGGCGCAATTCGCGAGGGGTTGCGCAAGGCTGGCCTCGCAAGCAAGACAACCTTGATGGCGTACAGCGCCAAGTTTGCCTCGAAAATGTACGGCCCATTCCGCGAGGCCGTCGCATCTGCACCCGCATTTGGTGATCGTCGGTGCTATCAACTTCCCCCGAATGCGCGTGGACTTGCACGCCGTGCAATTCATCGCGATATAGCCGAGGGTGCAGATATTATCATGGTCAAACCGGCGCTTCCGTACCTGGACGTGCTCGCGGATGCACGCGAGATCGCACCCGACTATGTAAGAGCCTGCTACCAAGTGAGCGGCGAGTATTCTACACTacatgcagcggcaaaTGCCGGCGTTGGCGAGCTTCGTGCCTTGGTTGAGGAGACGATAACGTCCATGCtccgcgccggcgcaaCCCTTATTTTGACCTATTTCACACCGGAATTGCTCGAGTGGATCGACTTGCCGCATCCCAAGTAA
- the TRM10 gene encoding tRNA (guanine(9)-N(1))-methyltransferase (COG:S; EggNog:ENOG503NU3A) translates to MQRRGGDEGPTPRTAPPVTVIDPTTGESMQMTKTAAKKLARRAMREAKKEARKPEFRARERQRRKERRILQREERSKDPDAQEFAQQPRPCVEPFHARVAVDLGFDDMMTQDETTSLASQLGYLYGVNRTSSHPFSQVLFVGAGRTSARSLGFAPPKSGMHVYPDPGTSETSLLHDRVGKHMEDKNRGVWHRWKRVNLLEYGGLEALWDESTTAVAPCAKSNVVYLTADTGNTIDALEEGKTYVIGGIVDRNRYKHLCAKKAEAMGITMARLPIDPSYLGGQHMGARRVLTVNQVFAILVGWTETRDWTAALQRGLPMRKFVAQEGTGEAQ, encoded by the coding sequence atgcagcgccgggGGGGAGACGAGGGGCCGAcaccgcgcacagcgccgccggtGACGGTCATCGATCCCACCACGGGAGAGAGCATGCAGATGACCAAAACCGCCGCAAAGAaacttgcgcgccgcgccatgcgcgagGCAAAAAAGGAGGCGAGGAAGCCCGAGTTCCGCGCACGCGAacgacagcggcgcaaggaacgGCGGATCTTGCAGCGTGAGGAGCGATCTAAAGATCCAGATGCACAAGAATTTGCACAGCAGCCACGTCCATGTGTCGAGCCgttccacgcgcgcgtcgcagtCGATTTAGGATTTGACGATATGATGACGCAGGACGAGACGAcgtcgcttgcgtcgcaacTAGGGTACCTGTACGGCGTAAACCGTACAAGCTCGCATCCTTTTTCGCAGGTGTTGTTTGTAGGCGCAGGGCGCACGAGTGCGCGTTCGCTTGggtttgcgccgccaaaaaGCGGCATGCATGTGTATCCCGACCCGGGCACGAGTGAGACTTCGCTGCTGCACGATCGAGTAGGCAAGCACATGGAGGATAAGAATCGCGGTGTATGGCATCGCTGGAAGCGGGTGAATCTGCTGGAATATGGTGGATTGGAGGCGCTATGGGACGAATCTACGACGGCGGTAGCGCcatgcgcaaaaagcaACGTGGTGTACCTCACCGCGGATACGGGCAATACgatcgacgcgctcgaagAAGGGAAAACGTACGTGATTGGAGGCATCGTAGACCGGAACAGGTACAAGCATCTATGCGCAAAAAAAGCAGAGGCCATGGGGATAACCATGGCGCGACTTCCTATCGATCCGTCCTACCTCGGGGGGCAACACATgggtgcgcggcgagttCTCACCGTGAATCAAGTGTTTGCGATCCTCGTAGGATGGACAGAGACGCGTGATTGGACCGCTGCTTTGCAGCGTGGTCTGCCTATGCGCAAATTTGTGGCTCAGGAGGGTACTGGCGAAGCGCAATGA